The proteins below are encoded in one region of Thermus albus:
- a CDS encoding carbohydrate kinase family protein: protein MLALAGEVLVDLVLEGQDPLRFSGVLGGSVLNTATTLARLGFPVRFLSEVGEDWVSAWGEEEMRRRGLGLRLFRHPAPMPLALVRLDKEGNASYSFHRPFREPYHPEPGSLKGAKTFHFGSLFALEDRTEEGLGLLLEEAEGEGALLSYDPNLRHPPTPKERKRMEAYLARVDLLKLSLEDAKLLFPQDPVGAVKALDPPLRVLTLGEEGAMAFLGEEEVRLPGKRVAVKDTVGAGDSFAAGLLALLLKRGFGKENLSRLSLEDLRDILEGSIALSALACTVRGAYLPEEGLRAWKKRYLGD, encoded by the coding sequence ATGCTGGCCCTAGCTGGGGAGGTGCTGGTGGACCTGGTTTTGGAAGGCCAGGACCCCTTGCGCTTCTCTGGGGTTTTAGGGGGCTCGGTGTTGAACACCGCCACCACCCTAGCCCGCCTCGGCTTTCCCGTGCGCTTCCTCTCGGAGGTGGGGGAGGACTGGGTTTCCGCCTGGGGCGAGGAGGAGATGCGAAGGCGGGGTCTAGGGTTGAGGCTTTTCCGCCATCCGGCCCCCATGCCCTTGGCCCTGGTGCGGCTGGATAAGGAGGGGAACGCCAGCTATAGCTTTCACCGCCCCTTCCGGGAGCCCTACCATCCGGAGCCAGGGAGCCTAAAAGGGGCCAAGACCTTTCATTTCGGCTCCCTCTTCGCCCTCGAGGACCGCACGGAGGAGGGCTTGGGGCTTCTTCTAGAGGAGGCGGAGGGGGAAGGGGCCCTCCTCTCCTATGACCCCAACCTCCGCCACCCCCCTACCCCCAAGGAGCGAAAGCGGATGGAAGCCTACCTGGCCCGGGTGGACCTGCTGAAGCTTTCCCTGGAGGACGCAAAGCTGCTTTTCCCCCAGGACCCCGTGGGGGCGGTGAAGGCCCTGGATCCACCCTTAAGGGTCCTCACCCTGGGGGAGGAGGGGGCGATGGCCTTCTTGGGGGAGGAGGAGGTGCGCCTTCCTGGGAAACGGGTGGCGGTAAAGGATACCGTGGGGGCAGGGGATAGCTTCGCTGCTGGGCTTCTCGCCCTTTTGCTCAAGAGGGGTTTCGGGAAGGAAAACCTATCCCGCCTGTCCCTGGAGGACCTCAGGGATATCCTGGAGGGCTCCATCGCCCTTTCCGCCCTGGCCTGCACCGTGCGGGGGGCCTACCTGCCGGAGGAGGGGCTTAGGGCCTGGAAGAAACGCTATTTAGGGGATTAG
- a CDS encoding asparaginase, with protein MNAWVYAYRGQEVENRHRVSLAIHGREGLLAYGGNPGLWTYMRSSAKPFQALALYLTGAVERFGLGEEEVALATASHDGTPRHVEVASRFLAKLGLGPEALVCGVHPPFSKEARKALEEAGLSPTPLHHNCSGKHAGMLAVSLALGASPEGYESPDHPAQRLNLQTLRELSGMEPKIATDGCSVPTFALPLSRAARAFYLLAAPQEAPRSYQEALKRVREAMRHHPELVAGPGSIDTLLMERLPVVAKRGADGYYGLSLLEGPHGPLGIALKVEDGSAQAREVAVVALVRLLGLDPGPTPWDRPELRNHRGLEVGHLEARFDLTWL; from the coding sequence GTGAACGCTTGGGTCTACGCCTACCGCGGTCAAGAGGTGGAAAACCGGCACCGGGTTTCCTTGGCCATCCACGGTCGGGAGGGGCTTTTAGCCTATGGGGGAAACCCCGGGCTATGGACCTATATGCGCTCCTCGGCCAAACCCTTCCAGGCCCTGGCCCTTTACCTCACCGGAGCGGTGGAACGCTTTGGCCTTGGCGAGGAGGAGGTGGCCCTGGCCACCGCCAGCCACGACGGCACCCCCCGGCACGTGGAGGTGGCCTCGAGGTTCCTGGCCAAGCTGGGCCTAGGCCCTGAGGCCTTGGTCTGCGGCGTGCACCCTCCCTTTTCCAAAGAGGCTCGGAAGGCCCTGGAGGAAGCCGGGCTAAGCCCCACCCCTCTTCACCACAACTGCTCAGGGAAACATGCAGGCATGCTGGCCGTTAGCCTGGCCCTAGGGGCTTCCCCAGAAGGGTACGAAAGCCCAGACCATCCCGCCCAACGCCTCAACCTCCAAACCCTCCGGGAACTTTCCGGCATGGAGCCGAAAATAGCCACGGATGGCTGCAGCGTCCCCACCTTCGCCCTGCCCCTTTCCCGGGCCGCCCGGGCCTTTTACCTGCTGGCAGCGCCCCAAGAGGCCCCCAGGAGCTACCAAGAGGCCCTAAAGAGGGTGCGGGAGGCCATGCGCCACCACCCTGAGCTGGTGGCGGGGCCAGGAAGCATTGACACCCTCCTGATGGAGCGCCTGCCGGTGGTGGCCAAGCGGGGTGCGGACGGCTACTATGGCCTCTCTCTCCTAGAAGGCCCCCATGGGCCCTTAGGCATCGCCCTTAAGGTGGAAGACGGCTCGGCCCAGGCCCGGGAGGTGGCGGTGGTGGCCCTTGTGCGCCTCTTGGGCCTGGACCCCGGCCCCACCCCTTGGGACCGGCCGGAGCTCAGGAACCATCGGGGGCTAGAGGTGGGCCATTTGGAAGCCCGCTTTGACCTCACCTGGCTCTAG
- a CDS encoding DUF309 domain-containing protein, producing METLSQAWHLFQEGRYFEAHEALEEVWREARGEERRFLQGLILLAAALHQAEKGRGGLRNLRKAEGKLQGLPSPYLGLNWQPLWEEARRRLGA from the coding sequence GTGGAAACCTTGAGCCAGGCCTGGCACCTTTTCCAGGAGGGCCGTTACTTTGAGGCCCATGAGGCTCTGGAGGAGGTCTGGCGGGAGGCTCGAGGGGAAGAGCGGCGCTTTCTGCAGGGGCTTATACTTCTGGCCGCAGCCTTGCACCAGGCGGAAAAAGGGCGAGGCGGCTTGCGGAACCTCAGGAAGGCGGAAGGCAAACTTCAGGGCCTCCCTTCCCCTTATCTAGGCCTAAACTGGCAGCCCCTATGGGAGGAGGCCCGGCGTAGACTTGGGGCGTGA
- a CDS encoding FUN14 domain-containing protein has product MELPDLSPYLGQMTFGGLAGYAVGYALKKVGRFLAIILGLLFVAVQLLAQAGYIQVDWTRIQKDVEPLLKQPGLQSLWERLLNTLTYNLPFGASFVGGLILGLRAG; this is encoded by the coding sequence GTGGAGCTACCCGACCTAAGCCCCTACCTGGGCCAGATGACCTTTGGCGGTTTGGCCGGGTATGCGGTGGGCTATGCCCTGAAGAAGGTGGGCCGGTTTTTGGCCATCATCCTTGGCCTTCTTTTCGTGGCTGTGCAGCTTTTGGCCCAGGCGGGTTATATCCAGGTGGACTGGACCCGCATCCAAAAGGACGTGGAGCCCCTCCTAAAGCAGCCCGGTTTGCAAAGCCTTTGGGAGAGGCTCCTTAACACCCTCACCTACAACCTTCCCTTTGGGGCCAGCTTCGTGGGGGGCCTGATCCTGGGCCTAAGGGCCGGTTAG
- a CDS encoding SAM hydrolase/SAM-dependent halogenase family protein has translation MRPIFFLSDFGLEDPYVGVVKAVLWEKAPGVPVLDLSHALPPQDLRRAAYALFEAVPYLPEGGVILAVVDPGVGTRRRAIAALGRRLYVGPDNGLFTLAWLLDPPIRAHEIARISPPSPKGILPLPGWAPGGHTFHGRDLFAPAAAHLAMGLAPEGLGPEVPVRDLVRLPLSLTPGPQGEVLTFDRFGNAITTLLRAPLGGFVEVAGKRIPIRKTFADVEKGEAVAYLGSAGLLEIGINGGSAQEALGLREGTPVVMAPPPSAPPPPEGPRR, from the coding sequence ATGCGTCCCATCTTCTTCCTCTCCGACTTTGGCCTCGAGGACCCCTACGTGGGGGTGGTGAAGGCGGTTCTCTGGGAAAAGGCCCCCGGGGTGCCCGTCCTGGACCTGTCCCACGCCCTTCCTCCTCAGGACCTGCGCCGGGCGGCCTATGCCCTCTTTGAGGCTGTGCCCTATCTGCCCGAAGGCGGGGTGATCCTGGCGGTGGTGGACCCCGGGGTGGGCACAAGGAGGCGGGCCATCGCCGCTTTGGGAAGGCGCCTTTACGTGGGGCCCGACAACGGCCTTTTCACCCTGGCCTGGCTCCTGGACCCACCCATCCGAGCCCATGAGATCGCCCGCATCTCCCCCCCAAGCCCCAAGGGCATCCTCCCCCTGCCAGGCTGGGCCCCGGGGGGCCACACCTTCCACGGCCGCGACCTCTTCGCCCCCGCCGCGGCCCACCTGGCCATGGGGCTGGCTCCGGAAGGGCTCGGACCGGAGGTGCCCGTACGGGACCTGGTGCGCCTCCCCCTCTCCCTTACCCCAGGACCCCAAGGGGAGGTCCTCACCTTTGACCGCTTTGGCAACGCCATCACCACCCTTCTCAGGGCCCCCCTAGGGGGGTTTGTGGAGGTGGCGGGGAAGAGGATCCCCATCCGCAAGACCTTTGCCGACGTGGAAAAAGGCGAGGCCGTGGCCTACCTGGGAAGCGCCGGGCTTTTGGAGATCGGCATCAACGGAGGGAGCGCCCAGGAGGCCCTGGGGCTAAGGGAGGGGACGCCCGTGGTCATGGCTCCTCCACCCAGCGCCCCACCTCCTCCAGAAGGTCCAAGGCGGTGA
- a CDS encoding aldehyde ferredoxin oxidoreductase family protein, with the protein MLGGYAHRLARINLSSGQVEYFAPDPKDLEMYVGGRGLGVKYVFENGPKVDPLGPDNLLCIMNGPLSGTRAKMSGRLAVVTKSPLTGTVTDSHMGGWTAAKLKWAGFDGLLIKGASEKPVYLLVKDGEVTLHDASDLWGKTTHETHRILRERHGEDADVMAIGPAGENLVRFANWINSDERAAGRGGTGAVAGSKKLKAIVVVGKQEKMPQPKDPELWREADQQASATINDPKNVTAPKKGGLSVYGTNVLMNICNVMGALPTFNGQHTCIEGVETISGEYVREHRLIKDNTCHACPVACKKMVEVHLNGKAIRFESYEYESAWALGAHVGSTDTDWTGYAIYLCNAYGMDTIETGNAIAVLMEATEKGYYQGHDGIRFGDKEGEIRILEAIAHRRGVGDSLAEGPARFAKAIGHPELSLEVKGQSIPAYDPRGLKGMGIAYATSNRGACHLRAYTPASEILGVPYKTDPLAWEGKGKLTKLFQDLSAFTDSLDLCKFSQFAEGLEEYAKQLAAYWGRPVTPEEILLIGERIYNLERYYNNLAGHGEGSDYLPERFLKEPSDCAGSKGQLTELEQMLEEYYRERGWEKGVVPPAKLQALGILSHAAD; encoded by the coding sequence ATGCTTGGCGGATATGCGCATAGGCTTGCCCGTATCAACCTCTCCAGCGGCCAGGTGGAGTACTTTGCCCCCGACCCCAAGGACCTGGAGATGTACGTGGGGGGCCGGGGCCTGGGGGTCAAGTACGTGTTTGAAAACGGCCCAAAGGTGGATCCTTTGGGTCCCGATAACCTCCTTTGCATCATGAATGGCCCCCTGAGCGGCACCCGGGCCAAGATGTCGGGGCGGCTGGCCGTGGTCACCAAAAGCCCCCTCACGGGCACCGTCACCGACAGCCACATGGGGGGCTGGACCGCAGCCAAGCTGAAATGGGCGGGGTTTGACGGGCTCCTCATCAAGGGGGCCTCGGAAAAACCCGTCTACCTCCTGGTCAAGGACGGGGAGGTCACCCTCCACGACGCCTCCGACCTCTGGGGCAAGACCACCCACGAGACCCACCGCATCCTAAGGGAACGGCATGGGGAGGACGCCGACGTGATGGCCATCGGCCCCGCCGGGGAAAACCTGGTGCGCTTCGCCAACTGGATCAATAGCGACGAAAGGGCCGCAGGCCGGGGCGGCACCGGGGCGGTGGCCGGAAGTAAGAAGCTCAAGGCCATTGTGGTGGTGGGCAAGCAGGAGAAGATGCCCCAGCCCAAGGACCCCGAGCTATGGCGGGAGGCGGACCAGCAGGCCTCGGCCACCATCAACGACCCCAAGAACGTGACCGCCCCCAAAAAGGGTGGGCTTTCCGTCTACGGTACCAACGTGCTCATGAACATCTGCAACGTCATGGGGGCCCTCCCCACCTTCAACGGCCAGCACACCTGCATTGAGGGGGTGGAGACCATCTCCGGGGAGTACGTCCGCGAACACCGCCTCATCAAGGACAACACCTGCCACGCCTGCCCCGTGGCCTGCAAGAAGATGGTGGAGGTGCACCTCAACGGCAAGGCCATCCGTTTTGAATCCTACGAGTACGAATCCGCCTGGGCCCTAGGCGCCCATGTGGGGAGCACGGACACCGACTGGACGGGCTACGCCATCTACCTCTGCAACGCCTACGGCATGGACACCATAGAGACCGGAAACGCCATCGCCGTCCTCATGGAGGCCACGGAGAAGGGCTACTACCAAGGCCACGATGGGATTCGCTTCGGCGACAAGGAGGGGGAGATCCGCATCCTTGAGGCCATCGCCCACCGCCGGGGGGTAGGGGACAGCCTGGCGGAGGGTCCGGCGCGCTTTGCCAAGGCCATCGGCCATCCCGAGCTTTCCCTCGAGGTCAAGGGCCAGTCCATTCCCGCCTACGACCCCCGCGGCCTTAAGGGCATGGGCATCGCCTACGCCACCTCCAACCGGGGGGCCTGCCACCTTAGGGCCTACACCCCGGCCTCGGAGATCCTGGGCGTGCCCTACAAGACCGACCCTCTGGCCTGGGAGGGCAAGGGCAAGCTCACCAAGCTATTCCAAGACCTTTCCGCCTTCACCGACTCCTTGGACCTCTGCAAGTTCAGCCAGTTCGCCGAGGGCCTCGAGGAGTACGCCAAGCAGCTTGCCGCTTACTGGGGCCGGCCCGTGACCCCCGAGGAGATCCTCCTCATCGGGGAGCGCATCTACAACCTGGAGCGCTACTACAACAACCTGGCAGGCCATGGGGAAGGCTCCGACTACCTGCCCGAGCGCTTCCTGAAGGAACCCTCCGACTGCGCCGGCTCCAAGGGCCAGCTCACCGAGCTGGAACAGATGTTGGAGGAGTACTACCGGGAAAGGGGCTGGGAGAAGGGCGTGGTGCCCCCCGCCAAGCTCCAGGCCCTGGGCATCCTCTCCCACGCCGCCGACTAA
- a CDS encoding substrate-binding domain-containing protein — protein sequence MRFIQSVVLLIALASSPGLSLRLATTTSVYDSGLLDRLLPAFAKAEGLRVEVLAVGTGQALRLAQRGDVDAVLVHAPILEGEALRRGFIAEPFCLAQNAFLLVGPPQDPARVGEAGSVLEALRRIATAKAPFVSRGDRSGTHLKELELWQRAGLTPRGGWYLESGAGMGQTLVLAAEMGAYTLSDLATYLTVGRKRGLVALYRREDPLLLNPYTYYLVPKGARVMEARALRRFLATEEAARLVEGLQVEGSRLFKPLRGRCIIPRGGGR from the coding sequence ATGCGCTTTATCCAGTCGGTGGTCCTCTTAATTGCCTTGGCCTCCAGCCCAGGCCTAAGCCTTAGGTTGGCCACCACCACCAGCGTCTACGACTCGGGGCTTTTGGATCGGCTTTTGCCAGCCTTTGCCAAGGCTGAAGGCCTACGGGTGGAGGTGTTGGCCGTGGGGACGGGGCAGGCCCTCCGGCTGGCTCAAAGGGGGGATGTGGATGCGGTTTTGGTTCACGCCCCCATCCTCGAGGGGGAGGCGCTACGCCGCGGCTTCATTGCCGAGCCCTTTTGTTTGGCGCAAAACGCCTTCCTCCTGGTGGGGCCACCCCAGGACCCTGCCCGGGTTGGGGAGGCGGGGAGTGTTTTGGAGGCTTTAAGGCGGATCGCCACCGCCAAGGCCCCCTTCGTTTCCCGGGGGGACCGCTCGGGTACCCACCTGAAGGAGCTGGAGCTTTGGCAAAGGGCAGGCCTAACTCCTAGGGGAGGTTGGTACCTGGAGTCGGGGGCGGGCATGGGCCAGACCCTGGTCCTGGCGGCAGAAATGGGGGCCTATACCCTTTCCGATCTGGCCACATACCTGACCGTGGGTCGAAAGAGGGGCCTGGTGGCCCTGTACCGCCGGGAAGACCCCCTTCTCCTGAACCCGTACACCTACTACCTGGTGCCCAAGGGGGCGAGGGTAATGGAGGCACGGGCGCTCCGTCGCTTCCTGGCCACCGAAGAGGCGGCCCGGCTGGTGGAGGGCTTGCAGGTGGAGGGAAGCCGCCTCTTTAAGCCCTTGAGGGGACGGTGTATCATCCCCAGGGGTGGAGGCCGCTGA
- a CDS encoding ABC transporter permease, protein MEAAELLEISLRSLWVAGLATLLAAFPAVPLGLWLALRGGGGLLGRILLYAGLALPSVVVGLFLYLLLSRAGPLGPLGLLYTPYAMVLAEAVLAFPLIAAFLLSGARGRVEEVRLLVRSLGGSEAKVLPTLFWESRRTLAAALAAGFGGAISEVGAATLVGGDIRHHTRVLTTAIVVETRKGELESALGLGFVLLGVALLVTALLVILERE, encoded by the coding sequence GTGGAGGCCGCTGAGCTTTTAGAGATTTCCTTGCGGAGCCTTTGGGTGGCGGGCCTGGCCACCCTTCTCGCGGCCTTTCCCGCCGTGCCTTTGGGGCTTTGGCTGGCCTTAAGGGGAGGCGGGGGTCTTTTGGGTCGGATCCTCCTCTATGCGGGCCTTGCGCTTCCCTCCGTGGTGGTGGGGCTCTTCCTGTACCTCTTGCTTTCCCGTGCGGGGCCTTTGGGACCCTTGGGGCTCCTCTACACCCCTTACGCCATGGTGCTGGCGGAGGCGGTTTTAGCCTTCCCCCTCATTGCTGCCTTTCTCCTTTCCGGGGCCAGGGGCCGGGTGGAGGAGGTGCGGCTTTTGGTGAGGAGCCTGGGGGGTAGTGAGGCAAAGGTGCTCCCCACCTTGTTTTGGGAAAGCCGCCGCACCTTGGCCGCCGCCTTGGCGGCGGGGTTCGGTGGGGCCATCAGCGAGGTGGGGGCGGCTACCCTGGTGGGTGGGGATATCCGCCATCACACCCGGGTTCTCACCACGGCCATCGTGGTGGAAACCCGAAAGGGGGAGCTGGAAAGCGCCTTGGGCCTGGGTTTTGTCCTCCTGGGGGTGGCCCTGTTGGTCACGGCCCTCCTGGTTATCCTGGAGCGGGAATGA
- a CDS encoding HD domain-containing protein: MPSFAEALALMEAWTESESLRRHMRAVEVAMRAYARRFGGDEELWAMAGVLHDMDYEKYPDEHPYRGVEELRRLGYPEEVLEAILGHASYTGVPRRTLMAKALFAVDELTGLITAAVYVRPDRSILGLELPSLKKKFKDKAFAKGVNREEIVTGAEDLGFTLDEHMAFVLNAMKGEAELLGLK, from the coding sequence ATGCCGAGCTTTGCGGAAGCCTTAGCCCTCATGGAGGCCTGGACGGAAAGCGAGTCCCTAAGGCGGCACATGCGGGCGGTGGAGGTGGCCATGCGGGCCTACGCCCGCCGCTTTGGGGGAGATGAGGAACTTTGGGCCATGGCCGGAGTCCTGCACGATATGGACTACGAGAAGTACCCCGACGAACACCCCTACCGGGGGGTGGAGGAGCTGAGGCGCCTGGGCTACCCGGAGGAGGTCTTGGAGGCCATCCTGGGCCACGCCTCCTATACGGGCGTACCCCGGAGGACCCTCATGGCCAAGGCCCTCTTCGCCGTGGACGAGCTCACCGGCCTCATCACCGCCGCGGTTTATGTGCGGCCAGACCGCTCCATCCTGGGCCTCGAGCTTCCAAGCCTCAAGAAGAAGTTCAAGGACAAGGCCTTCGCCAAGGGGGTGAACCGGGAAGAGATCGTCACGGGTGCGGAAGACCTCGGATTCACCCTGGACGAGCATATGGCCTTCGTTCTTAATGCCATGAAGGGGGAGGCCGAGCTTTTGGGCCTCAAGTAG
- a CDS encoding ATP-binding cassette domain-containing protein — MNQVGINPEGPILEAEGLLYRHLGFRLEVPHLEVHPGEILAVLGPSGSGKTTLLRLLAGLVSPEKGRVEGEFRAYLPQTPPLLRRSVLENAAFGLWLRGVPRRRALAQAARILPRVGLGDKARHPAHLLSTGEAVRLALARTLLVEPAALLLDEPTASLDPANTLKVEALLQEAAQEGRGVVLATHDLFQVRRLAHKVLFLLRGQVVEEAPVDSFFKSPKDPRSQAFLEGRLLP, encoded by the coding sequence ATGAACCAGGTTGGGATCAACCCCGAAGGGCCCATCTTGGAGGCTGAAGGTTTGCTGTACCGCCACCTTGGTTTTCGCCTCGAGGTTCCCCATCTCGAGGTCCACCCTGGGGAGATCCTGGCGGTGCTGGGCCCTTCGGGAAGCGGCAAGACCACCCTTTTGCGCCTTCTGGCGGGCCTGGTTTCTCCAGAAAAGGGTCGGGTGGAAGGGGAATTCCGCGCCTATCTGCCCCAGACCCCTCCTCTTCTCAGGCGAAGCGTCCTGGAAAACGCCGCCTTCGGCCTCTGGCTTAGGGGTGTACCCCGGCGTCGGGCCCTGGCCCAGGCCGCTAGGATTTTGCCCCGGGTGGGCCTGGGGGATAAGGCTAGGCATCCTGCCCACCTTCTTTCCACCGGCGAGGCGGTGCGCCTGGCCTTGGCGAGAACGCTCTTGGTGGAGCCTGCGGCCTTACTCCTGGATGAGCCCACCGCTAGCTTGGACCCCGCCAACACCCTAAAGGTGGAGGCCTTGCTTCAGGAGGCGGCCCAAGAGGGCCGGGGTGTGGTCCTGGCTACCCATGACCTCTTCCAGGTGCGAAGGCTCGCCCATAAGGTCCTCTTCCTCCTCCGAGGCCAGGTGGTGGAAGAAGCTCCTGTAGACAGCTTTTTTAAAAGCCCAAAGGACCCAAGAAGCCAAGCCTTTTTGGAAGGGCGCTTACTTCCTTAG
- the ispF gene encoding 2-C-methyl-D-erythritol 2,4-cyclodiphosphate synthase: protein MRLGYGEDSHRLLKGKPLYLCGLLIPSPHGALAHSDGDAPLHALTDALLSAYGLGDIGLLFPDTDPAWRGASSEVFLKEALRLVEERGGKLIQVSLAIILDQPKLSPYRQGLQENLSRLLRLPLDRIGLTFKTSEGLAPEHVQARAVVLLEE, encoded by the coding sequence ATGCGCCTAGGCTACGGGGAGGATAGCCACCGTCTTCTTAAGGGCAAGCCCCTCTACCTCTGCGGCCTCTTGATCCCAAGCCCCCACGGGGCCCTAGCCCACTCCGATGGGGATGCTCCCTTACACGCCCTCACCGACGCCCTGCTTTCCGCCTATGGCCTCGGGGATATCGGCCTCCTCTTCCCCGACACCGACCCCGCGTGGCGAGGCGCCAGCAGCGAGGTCTTTCTAAAGGAGGCCCTCCGCCTTGTGGAGGAAAGGGGGGGAAAGCTGATCCAGGTAAGCCTGGCCATCATCCTGGACCAGCCCAAGCTTTCCCCCTACCGGCAGGGCCTCCAGGAAAACCTTTCCCGGCTCCTCCGCCTACCCTTAGACCGCATTGGCCTCACTTTTAAAACCTCCGAAGGGCTGGCCCCAGAGCACGTCCAGGCCCGGGCGGTGGTCCTCCTGGAGGAATAG
- a CDS encoding ubiquitin-like small modifier protein 1, with the protein MPKVNLYATLRDLTGQSQVLVEGKTVGEVLEALVRAYPALRAELFEGEGLSEGVSLFLDGRDVRYLQGLTTPLAEEATLDLFPPVAGGGLVQRFGALPPWLLERYLLEWGGKKVEEGVYVLPGATVRFQEEEPFKIGSLSVSQLRVEVEGEEAEAWYGRVHLAAARGGG; encoded by the coding sequence ATGCCCAAGGTGAACCTATACGCCACTTTACGCGACCTTACAGGCCAAAGCCAAGTCCTGGTGGAAGGCAAAACCGTGGGGGAGGTCCTGGAAGCCCTGGTGCGGGCTTATCCTGCCCTAAGGGCGGAGCTCTTTGAGGGGGAAGGGTTGTCCGAGGGGGTCTCCCTCTTCCTGGATGGGCGGGATGTGCGCTACCTGCAAGGGCTCACCACCCCCTTGGCCGAGGAGGCCACCTTGGACCTCTTCCCCCCGGTGGCGGGGGGAGGGTTGGTCCAGCGCTTTGGGGCCCTGCCCCCCTGGCTTTTGGAGAGGTACCTTCTGGAATGGGGCGGAAAAAAGGTGGAAGAAGGGGTCTATGTCCTTCCTGGAGCCACGGTGCGCTTTCAAGAAGAAGAGCCCTTCAAGATAGGAAGCCTTTCCGTAAGCCAGCTTCGGGTGGAGGTGGAAGGGGAAGAAGCCGAGGCCTGGTACGGTCGGGTCCACCTGGCGGCCGCCCGGGGTGGAGGCTAA
- a CDS encoding tetratricopeptide repeat protein, which translates to MRLILGLLLLGLPAWAQGAEDYFTRCQRLFQQGALESAQATCELALKSDPEHRPSLLLLTRIHLERGDLGQAESYLGQLGDEPETQLLRARILLQKGQAAEVLKLSLPPGPEANLLKAQALKALRRYEEALGFAQNLPPTPEARLFLAQLYLALGHPQEGLKVLGPTLGERLERGRLLFLSGKPQEAIPLLEGLLPELSAQPRMQSEALSLLVLAYLGQGQLSRGQAALRQLATLENLPARFLARAWPWLLVFLLFLLLVLLGESRIEPLRTLEVVEDPLPGPGSLYLTLLGSLLLSLLLAALLGKTLFANALALFTPYQKDLLLPNLYLIYGLLLFASLLLVKGFRQRLPNLLGSWSTWIEGFWVGPALVLLLFLYGWIREALELGTLPLNLLAFLGLALMEPFFRGLVPLVLRERYKDLHPYLAALLFALAVPGPTFLLILLGAGLLWAKERAEGTLGLALGWVVAGVILALFPAPWLRAF; encoded by the coding sequence ATGAGGCTTATCCTGGGATTGTTGCTCCTGGGCCTCCCCGCATGGGCCCAGGGAGCCGAGGATTATTTCACCCGTTGCCAGCGGCTTTTCCAACAAGGAGCCCTGGAAAGCGCCCAGGCCACCTGCGAACTGGCCCTTAAAAGCGACCCCGAACACCGGCCAAGCCTTCTTCTCCTTACCCGCATCCATCTGGAAAGGGGGGACCTTGGGCAGGCGGAAAGCTACCTGGGGCAACTGGGCGACGAACCGGAGACCCAGCTCCTTCGCGCCCGGATCCTCCTGCAAAAAGGCCAGGCCGCGGAGGTCCTCAAGCTTTCCCTGCCTCCAGGACCCGAGGCCAACCTGCTAAAGGCCCAGGCCCTCAAGGCCCTTCGCCGGTACGAGGAGGCCTTGGGGTTCGCCCAGAACCTACCCCCCACCCCCGAAGCCCGGCTATTCCTGGCCCAGCTCTACCTAGCCCTGGGACATCCCCAGGAGGGTCTAAAGGTCCTGGGCCCTACCCTGGGGGAAAGGCTGGAAAGGGGACGCCTCCTCTTTCTTTCGGGCAAACCCCAAGAGGCCATCCCCCTTTTGGAGGGGCTTCTCCCTGAGCTTTCCGCCCAGCCCCGGATGCAAAGCGAGGCCCTTTCCCTCCTGGTCCTGGCTTACCTGGGGCAGGGCCAGCTTTCCCGAGGGCAGGCCGCCTTAAGGCAGCTGGCCACCCTGGAAAACCTCCCCGCCCGCTTCCTGGCCAGGGCCTGGCCGTGGCTTCTCGTCTTTTTGCTCTTTTTGCTCCTCGTGCTCCTGGGAGAAAGCCGCATCGAACCCCTGCGCACCCTCGAGGTGGTGGAGGACCCCTTGCCGGGGCCGGGAAGCCTTTACCTCACCCTCCTGGGTAGCCTCCTCCTCTCCCTTTTGTTGGCCGCCTTGCTGGGAAAGACCCTGTTCGCCAACGCCCTAGCCCTTTTCACCCCCTACCAGAAGGACCTCCTCCTCCCCAACCTTTACCTCATCTATGGTCTTCTCCTCTTCGCAAGCCTTTTGCTGGTAAAGGGGTTCCGCCAGCGCCTCCCTAACCTGCTCGGTTCCTGGTCCACCTGGATTGAAGGGTTCTGGGTGGGGCCGGCCTTGGTCCTTCTCCTCTTCCTCTATGGCTGGATCCGGGAAGCCCTGGAGCTTGGCACCCTGCCCCTAAACCTCCTGGCCTTCCTGGGCCTGGCCCTCATGGAGCCCTTTTTCCGAGGCCTCGTTCCCCTGGTCCTCAGGGAGCGGTACAAGGACCTCCACCCCTACCTGGCAGCCCTTCTCTTCGCCCTGGCCGTGCCCGGGCCCACCTTCCTCCTTATCCTCCTGGGGGCTGGGCTCCTTTGGGCTAAGGAGCGGGCGGAGGGCACCTTGGGACTAGCCCTGGGCTGGGTGGTGGCGGGGGTGATCCTGGCCCTCTTCCCCGCCCCCTGGCTTCGGGCCTTTTAA